GAATCATTGTTAACGAAATTCTTAAAAATCCGCATTTTCAGCCGTATATTCCGGGCAGTTCGTTGAAAGGTGCTTGCAAAACCGCCCTGCTGTACGATTGGCTCAAAAATAAATCCGAAGGTAACAAGTGGTTAGGTAATTTTGTGGAAAACCTAGAACGAAATAGAGGAAGAGCTGAAAAAGAGTTACAAGAACAAATGCAAACCTATAAAATAGCCTTTTCCGATAGTTCATTTTTGCCTGTTGAATGCATCAATGTTTGTCAAGTTGTTCGGCTCAACCTTAAAACGCAAAGCAAAGGTATTCCCCAAATCGTAGAAGCCATTAGCAAGAATTATACATTTTCTGCTGAATTCCGCTCCGAAAAATATACACCTGCAGACTTATTCAGTTTGCTCAGGCAATTCAGCAAAGATGCTAACGAAAGAGATATAGAAATGCTTTCGCAAATCAAAAATTCAAGTAATCTTATTCCAAAATTACTCTCATTTTATGAGGAAATCCAAAAGGGATTGGAACGCAACCAAACCTGCTTCAAGATAGGTTCGGGAAAAGGATATTTTTTCAATTCGGTAGGTTTAGCAGTATATCATTACGACAAGAAAAAATTTGCAGAATTTTTACAAGTTTTCCGACCTGCCCAAAAGAAAATTAACGATGCTCAAAATTTTCCCATTACGCGTGTGATAGATGCTTTTGAGGCTACGCCTTGGGGCTGGCTACAAGTAGATACTCAACCTTTTGCAGCATCAAGCAAAAC
The Bacteroidia bacterium genome window above contains:
- the csm5 gene encoding type III-A CRISPR-associated RAMP protein Csm5, with translation MPNYRLYFKTLSPVSVTTGEKFSPYSDFIIEGKQIIFIDKAKLKTIFENHANRDNLIDQYVEGVVSGMDNNRSRFDLKDYLRNSLKVELSEITLRKHLAFIRGERRIIVNEILKNPHFQPYIPGSSLKGACKTALLYDWLKNKSEGNKWLGNFVENLERNRGRAEKELQEQMQTYKIAFSDSSFLPVECINVCQVVRLNLKTQSKGIPQIVEAISKNYTFSAEFRSEKYTPADLFSLLRQFSKDANERDIEMLSQIKNSSNLIPKLLSFYEEIQKGLERNQTCFKIGSGKGYFFNSVGLAVYHYDKKKFAEFLQVFRPAQKKINDAQNFPITRVIDAFEATPWGWLQVDTQPFAASSKT